A section of the Buchnera aphidicola (Mindarus japonicus) genome encodes:
- the cysC gene encoding adenylyl-sulfate kinase, with translation MNQKNIIWHKHIINREKREFFNKHKSIVLWFTGLSGSGKSTIAGNLENILYKKGIRTYLLDGDNVRLGLCKDLSFTSIDRKENVRRVAEVAKLMIDAGIVVLCALITPYKKDRFLIRNIIGEKNYVEIFIDTSLEICRSRDPKGLYKQNILKKIDNFTGFDSVYEIPTCPDIHINGENSLKFILKKIFRIIESKIF, from the coding sequence ATGAATCAAAAAAACATTATTTGGCATAAACATATTATTAATAGAGAAAAAAGAGAATTTTTTAATAAACATAAATCAATAGTTTTATGGTTTACAGGATTATCAGGATCAGGAAAATCTACAATTGCTGGAAATTTAGAAAATATTTTATATAAAAAAGGAATTAGGACTTATTTATTAGATGGAGATAATGTTCGATTAGGATTATGCAAAGACCTTTCTTTTACTTCAATAGATAGAAAGGAAAATGTTCGTAGAGTTGCAGAAGTGGCTAAATTAATGATTGACGCAGGAATAGTGGTGCTTTGTGCTCTTATTACTCCTTATAAAAAAGATAGGTTCTTAATTCGAAATATTATTGGAGAAAAAAATTATGTAGAAATCTTTATAGATACTTCTTTAGAAATTTGTAGGTCTAGAGATCCTAAAGGGTTATATAAGCAAAATATTTTAAAAAAGATTGATAATTTTACAGGATTTGATTCAGTTTATGAGATCCCAACGTGTCCAGATATTCACATTAATGGAGAAAATTCTTTGAAATTTATATTAAAAAAAATATTTAGAATCATTGAAAGTAAAATTTTTTAG
- the cysN gene encoding sulfate adenylyltransferase subunit CysN, with protein MNINNKGLFTEKKWFSCNKNKDIFRFLTCGSVDDGKSTLIGRLLYDTNQIYDDQLELLLKDSKKHGTQGNNLDFALLVDGLQSEREQGITIDVAYRYFSTKKRKFIMADTPGHEEYTCNMATGASKCDLSIILIDAQIGLSEQTYRHVFISFIFGIKYLIITVNKMDLVHYKKDVFEKIKKDFLFFLERFSIKLNVFFVPISALLGVNIVNNKLLIKWYEGPSLLNLLETIKIIKKEYKEENLRFPIQYVNRANANFRGYSGTIVSGCISVGQRIKVLPSAAFVTVEKIVTYEKNLIKANTGQCVTILLKEKIDVSRGDLFVDSSSMIEPKQSIFVKIISMSKNPIISGNIYNIKTATKKTRAFIKKIIYKIDIKSLKKNKSDKLMLNEIGLIEVMLDEPIFFDNFKKNKVMGSMIFIDLFNNNTIAGGMFKEFQKEKKSLKENVLSNNFECEFRSLISKYFPHWGIKNIS; from the coding sequence ATAAATATTAATAATAAAGGTTTGTTTACAGAAAAAAAGTGGTTTTCTTGTAATAAAAATAAAGATATTTTTCGATTTCTAACATGTGGTAGTGTAGATGATGGAAAAAGCACTTTAATAGGTCGATTATTATATGATACTAATCAGATTTATGATGATCAATTAGAGCTTTTATTAAAAGATAGTAAAAAACATGGAACTCAAGGTAATAATTTAGATTTTGCATTATTGGTTGATGGACTGCAATCTGAAAGAGAACAAGGAATTACGATTGATGTAGCTTATAGATATTTTTCTACTAAGAAAAGAAAGTTTATTATGGCAGATACGCCTGGTCATGAAGAGTACACATGTAATATGGCAACTGGAGCGTCTAAATGTGACTTATCAATTATTCTTATAGATGCTCAAATAGGTCTTTCAGAACAAACTTATAGACATGTTTTTATTAGTTTTATTTTTGGAATAAAATACTTAATTATTACAGTTAATAAAATGGATTTAGTGCATTATAAAAAAGATGTTTTTGAAAAAATTAAAAAAGATTTTTTATTTTTTCTAGAAAGATTTTCAATAAAGTTAAATGTATTTTTTGTTCCAATATCAGCATTATTAGGGGTAAATATAGTTAATAATAAATTGTTAATTAAATGGTATGAAGGACCTTCATTGTTAAATTTATTAGAAACAATTAAAATAATCAAAAAAGAATATAAAGAAGAAAATTTAAGATTTCCTATTCAATACGTTAATCGTGCTAACGCAAATTTTAGAGGTTATTCTGGTACAATAGTATCAGGTTGTATATCCGTGGGACAAAGAATAAAAGTTTTACCATCTGCTGCTTTTGTTACAGTTGAAAAAATAGTAACATATGAAAAAAATTTGATTAAAGCGAATACTGGTCAATGTGTAACTATTTTACTAAAAGAAAAGATTGATGTTAGTAGAGGAGATTTGTTTGTTGATTCATCTTCAATGATAGAACCTAAGCAAAGTATTTTTGTTAAGATTATATCTATGTCTAAAAATCCAATAATTTCTGGAAACATATATAATATAAAAACTGCAACAAAAAAAACAAGAGCATTTATAAAAAAAATTATTTATAAAATAGATATAAAATCATTAAAGAAAAATAAATCGGATAAATTGATGTTAAATGAAATAGGATTAATAGAAGTTATGTTAGATGAGCCTATTTTCTTTGACAATTTTAAAAAGAATAAAGTTATGGGTAGTATGATCTTTATAGATTTGTTTAATAACAATACTATTGCAGGCGGAATGTTTAAAGAATTTCAAAAAGAAAAAAAATCTTTAAAAGAAAATGTTTTAAGTAATAATTTTGAGTGTGAATTTCGTTCATTAATATCCAAATATTTTCCACATTGGGGAATAAAAAATATTTCCTAG
- the cysD gene encoding sulfate adenylyltransferase subunit CysD codes for MKKNLFSYLSQLEAESIFIIREAFSEFENPVMLYSIGKDSSVMLHLAKKAFYPGKIPFPLLHVDTGWKFKEMYEFRDQIVKETNAELIVYTNSEGEKLKIDPFVHGSDKFTNIMKTEALKKAMKKYNVDAAFGGARRDEERSRSKERVYSFRDQLHQWDPKKQRPELWNIYNGQINVLESMRIFPLSNWTELDVWEYIFLEEIKVVPLYFSKKRPILNRNGKLLMVEDDRLKIQSTEKITFENVRFRTLGCWPFTSAIKSNAKNVFDIINEMIVVKTSERTGRLIDHDRSSSMELKKRQGYF; via the coding sequence ATGAAAAAAAATCTATTTTCTTATTTATCTCAATTAGAAGCTGAAAGTATTTTTATTATTCGAGAAGCATTTTCAGAATTTGAAAATCCAGTAATGTTATACTCGATAGGAAAAGATTCCTCTGTTATGCTACACTTAGCAAAAAAAGCTTTTTATCCAGGTAAAATTCCTTTTCCATTATTACATGTAGATACTGGATGGAAGTTTAAAGAAATGTATGAATTTAGAGATCAGATTGTTAAAGAAACAAATGCAGAATTAATTGTTTATACTAATTCAGAAGGAGAAAAATTAAAAATTGATCCTTTTGTTCATGGTAGTGATAAGTTTACTAATATTATGAAAACTGAAGCATTAAAAAAAGCTATGAAAAAGTATAATGTAGATGCTGCTTTTGGAGGAGCGAGAAGAGATGAGGAAAGGTCGAGATCTAAGGAAAGAGTTTATTCTTTTAGAGATCAATTACATCAATGGGATCCTAAAAAACAGAGACCTGAGTTATGGAATATCTATAATGGACAAATCAATGTGTTAGAAAGCATGAGGATATTTCCTTTATCTAATTGGACTGAATTAGATGTTTGGGAATATATTTTTTTAGAAGAAATAAAAGTTGTTCCATTATATTTTTCTAAAAAAAGACCTATTTTAAATAGAAATGGAAAACTACTTATGGTTGAAGATGATAGATTAAAAATTCAATCTACTGAAAAAATAACATTTGAAAATGTTAGGTTTAGAACTTTAGGATGTTGGCCTTTTACGTCTGCTATAAAATCTAACGCAAAAAATGTATTTGATATTATTAACGAAATGATAGTAGTTAAAACTAGCGAAAGAACTGGAAGATTAATAGACCATGATCGATCAAGTTCTATGGAATTAAAAAAACGACAAGGTTATTTTTAG
- the cysG gene encoding siroheme synthase CysG: protein MNYFPCFINLKNKKVLFVGAGKIAVRKIFFLLNMNSIIMVVSRNISSELIEIYKKRKINWVDTEFFENQLNEVFLVIVATNDNILNTYIYKKSKQKRILINVIDDRSKCSFIFPSIVDRFPITIAVSSGGTAPVLTRIIKERIESILPINLGKSALLAEKWRSHVKLKFKKNTHRRYFWEKIFNGIFISHVLNGNLKQAIKILNNEIKQKTSFKGEIFLVGAGPGDSGLLTLRGLQVIQQADVVLYDNLVSSDILSLIRKDAKKIYVGKIANKPCISQKNVNSMLITMAKNGNKVVRLKGGDPFIFGRGGEELEEAKKFKINFQVVPGITSAIGVAAYSGIPLTHRNYSSGIIFITGCNQEKESQDWSFISKCKNYTLVIYMAKLQSSYIFDKLRVNKYPLDMPMALIEKGTTLKQKTIIDTFINLKKLSCLMKRPTLLILGKVVSLSKKLSWFKKDIN, encoded by the coding sequence GTGAATTATTTCCCTTGTTTTATTAATTTAAAAAACAAAAAAGTATTATTTGTAGGTGCTGGAAAAATTGCTGTTAGAAAAATTTTTTTTCTACTTAATATGAATTCAATTATAATGGTTGTTTCTAGAAATATTTCTTCGGAATTAATTGAAATATATAAAAAAAGAAAAATTAATTGGGTGGATACTGAATTTTTTGAAAATCAGTTAAACGAAGTATTTTTAGTTATTGTCGCGACAAACGATAATATATTAAATACTTATATTTATAAAAAATCAAAACAGAAAAGGATATTAATCAATGTTATCGATGATCGTTCAAAATGTTCTTTTATTTTTCCTTCTATAGTAGATCGATTTCCAATAACAATAGCAGTTTCTTCTGGTGGAACTGCACCAGTATTAACTAGAATTATTAAAGAACGAATAGAATCAATTCTTCCAATAAATTTAGGGAAATCAGCTTTACTAGCTGAAAAATGGAGAAGTCATGTTAAATTAAAATTTAAAAAAAATACGCATCGACGTTATTTTTGGGAAAAAATTTTTAATGGAATATTTATTAGTCATGTTTTAAATGGAAATTTAAAACAAGCTATTAAAATATTAAATAATGAAATAAAACAAAAAACTTCATTTAAAGGAGAAATTTTTTTAGTAGGAGCGGGACCAGGCGACAGTGGTTTGTTAACTTTGAGAGGTTTACAAGTTATACAACAAGCTGATGTTGTTTTATATGATAACTTAGTAAGTTCTGATATTTTATCGCTAATTCGAAAAGATGCTAAAAAAATTTATGTAGGAAAGATAGCCAATAAACCATGTATTAGTCAAAAAAATGTTAATTCAATGTTAATTACTATGGCTAAAAATGGAAACAAAGTTGTTCGTTTAAAAGGTGGCGATCCTTTTATTTTTGGAAGAGGTGGGGAAGAATTAGAAGAAGCTAAAAAATTTAAAATTAATTTTCAAGTTGTTCCTGGTATTACTTCAGCAATTGGAGTTGCTGCTTATTCAGGAATTCCATTAACACATCGAAATTATTCAAGTGGAATAATATTTATTACTGGATGTAACCAAGAAAAAGAAAGTCAAGATTGGTCTTTTATATCAAAATGTAAAAATTACACTTTAGTTATTTATATGGCTAAATTACAATCTTCGTATATATTTGATAAATTAAGAGTTAATAAATATCCTTTGGATATGCCTATGGCTTTAATTGAAAAAGGAACTACATTAAAGCAAAAAACTATTATAGATACTTTTATAAATCTTAAAAAATTATCATGTTTAATGAAACGGCCTACATTATTAATTCTTGGAAAAGTGGTTTCATTGTCAAAAAAATTATCTTGGTTTAAAAAAGATATCAATTAG
- a CDS encoding phosphoadenylyl-sulfate reductase: protein MSIIDFSEIQHWTSDQKADFLKKNNFFINKLSTKKRIVWALNNLPHEIVLSSSFGLHSVVLLHLITKQKSDIPIVVIDTGYFFVETYKFIDFLTEKFNLNIKVYSAEISSAWQEVRYGKLWEKGIKGIDKYNFINKVKPMKHALKDLSVQTWIAGLRRVQANSRVNLNYLEIKKNFFKFFPILDWSDKKVFDYIKDHNLPYHPLFKKGYVSIGDVHTTSKYVKGMVKEKTRFFGLKRECGLHHIK from the coding sequence ATGTCAATTATAGATTTTTCAGAAATTCAACATTGGACATCAGATCAAAAAGCTGATTTTTTGAAAAAGAATAATTTTTTTATAAATAAGCTATCTACAAAAAAAAGAATTGTATGGGCGCTAAATAACTTACCTCATGAAATAGTGTTGTCATCAAGTTTTGGTTTACATTCAGTAGTTTTGCTGCATCTTATTACTAAACAAAAATCAGATATTCCTATTGTTGTAATAGATACAGGATATTTTTTTGTCGAGACTTATAAATTCATTGATTTTTTAACAGAAAAATTTAATTTAAATATAAAAGTATACTCTGCAGAAATATCTTCTGCTTGGCAGGAGGTTCGTTATGGAAAGTTATGGGAAAAAGGAATTAAAGGAATTGATAAATATAATTTTATTAATAAAGTAAAACCTATGAAACATGCTTTAAAAGATCTATCGGTCCAAACTTGGATAGCTGGTTTAAGAAGAGTTCAAGCAAATAGTAGAGTAAATTTAAATTATTTAGAAATAAAGAAAAATTTTTTTAAATTTTTTCCAATTTTAGACTGGTCTGATAAAAAGGTTTTTGACTATATTAAAGATCATAATTTGCCGTATCATCCTTTATTTAAAAAAGGATATGTTTCTATTGGAGATGTACATACGACAAGTAAATATGTAAAAGGAATGGTAAAAGAAAAAACAAGGTTTTTTGGTTTAAAAAGAGAATGCGGTTTACATCATATAAAGTAA
- the cysI gene encoding assimilatory sulfite reductase (NADPH) hemoprotein subunit, whose product MNQKKNKINSIISLFSEAEKIKANSNYLRGTIKKDLKNTLTNGFTGDNYSLIRFHGMYQQDDRDLRKERMEQKLEPRHAMMLRCRIPGGIIKPYQWLEIDRFSNENTLYKTIRLTNRQTFQFHGILKKNLKKVHKMLALIGLDSFATANDVNRNVLCSSDLMASNLHKSTYEWAKKISEYFLPKTNAYAEIWLDKKKIVLNEKEPILGKTYLPRKFKIAIAIPPNNDVDLHANDIALVAISKEEKLIGFNVFVGGGLSIEHNNSNTWPSLAVEFGFVNLLNVLKVLEAIVTVQRDWGNRYDRKNAKTRYTLKKFGKEKFINEVEFRSKTKFKTIYPYTFINRGDKFGWSKGINGKWSFTLYIENGRLIEDYKKIKSGLYKIALIHDGDFRITANQNIIIYNISSDKKESIEEILFKYMVISNITELQKNSMACVSFPTCPLAMAEAERILTMFVKEIDKIMEEYHLTNESIILRITGCPNGCARSLLAEIGLIGKSMNKYNLYLGGNKIGTRIPRLYGENYSLSKIIEIIKPMIHRWSIERFFKECFGDFLVRVKIIESVSNLPNNFWKK is encoded by the coding sequence ATGAATCAGAAAAAAAATAAAATTAATTCAATTATAAGTTTATTTAGTGAAGCGGAAAAAATAAAAGCTAACAGCAATTATTTACGAGGGACTATTAAAAAAGATCTGAAAAATACCTTAACAAATGGTTTTACTGGAGATAATTATTCATTAATTCGATTTCATGGAATGTATCAGCAAGATGATAGAGATTTACGAAAAGAAAGAATGGAACAAAAACTAGAACCTCGTCATGCTATGATGTTACGTTGTAGAATACCTGGTGGTATAATTAAACCTTATCAATGGCTAGAAATTGATCGATTTTCAAATGAAAATACTTTATATAAAACTATAAGATTAACAAATCGTCAAACATTTCAATTTCATGGAATTTTAAAAAAAAATTTAAAGAAAGTTCATAAAATGTTAGCTTTAATAGGATTAGATTCATTTGCAACCGCTAATGATGTTAATAGAAACGTTTTATGTTCTTCTGATTTAATGGCTTCTAATTTACATAAATCTACTTATGAATGGGCAAAAAAAATTTCTGAATATTTTTTACCAAAAACAAATGCTTATGCTGAAATTTGGTTAGATAAAAAAAAGATAGTATTAAATGAAAAAGAACCTATTTTAGGAAAAACCTATCTTCCTAGAAAATTTAAAATAGCTATTGCTATTCCACCAAACAATGATGTTGATTTACATGCTAATGATATAGCACTTGTAGCAATTTCAAAAGAAGAAAAGTTAATTGGTTTTAATGTATTTGTAGGAGGTGGATTATCTATTGAGCATAATAATAGTAATACCTGGCCATCTTTAGCTGTAGAATTTGGTTTTGTTAATTTATTAAATGTATTAAAAGTTCTTGAAGCTATAGTTACTGTTCAACGAGATTGGGGTAATAGGTATGATCGAAAAAATGCTAAAACTCGTTATACATTAAAAAAATTTGGAAAAGAAAAATTTATAAATGAAGTGGAATTTAGATCCAAAACTAAATTTAAAACTATTTATCCTTATACTTTTATTAATAGAGGGGATAAATTTGGATGGAGTAAAGGAATTAACGGAAAATGGAGTTTTACTTTATATATTGAAAATGGTCGTTTAATTGAAGATTATAAAAAAATTAAATCTGGTTTGTATAAGATAGCACTTATACACGACGGAGATTTTCGAATTACAGCAAATCAAAATATAATAATTTATAATATTTCAAGTGATAAAAAAGAAAGTATAGAAGAAATTCTTTTTAAATATATGGTTATAAGCAATATTACAGAATTACAAAAAAATTCTATGGCATGTGTTTCTTTTCCCACATGTCCCCTAGCTATGGCTGAAGCTGAAAGAATTTTAACTATGTTTGTTAAAGAAATAGATAAAATAATGGAAGAGTATCATTTAACAAACGAAAGTATTATTTTACGAATTACAGGATGTCCAAACGGTTGTGCCAGGTCCTTATTAGCGGAAATAGGTTTAATAGGAAAATCAATGAATAAATATAATTTATATCTTGGAGGTAATAAAATAGGAACTAGAATTCCTAGGTTATATGGAGAAAATTATAGCTTATCTAAAATAATAGAAATCATTAAACCTATGATTCATAGATGGTCTATAGAAAGATTTTTTAAAGAATGTTTTGGAGATTTCTTGGTTCGTGTTAAAATAATTGAGTCTGTTTCAAATTTACCAAATAATTTTTGGAAAAAATAA
- a CDS encoding assimilatory sulfite reductase (NADPH) flavoprotein subunit codes for METQNNLNFFHPLNESEKKTLDTLSKNLSEEKKIWLSGYFWGMSKLSKNKNLDLNNPVKKDNNPITILCASQTGNAKIASKVVKEVFDSYELPSVLINVCDYKIKNINKEKLLILIISTHGEGEPPEEALLLYKFLFSKRHIDMNLVNYSVFGLGDSSYDFFCKAGKDFDNRISQLGGKKLLNRIDADVEYMELIKEWSVKLSKIIKDKFFISIKNNEEKQNFEKIDNKKIEKIFDRENPFSGVILSNKRITGRNSNKIINHIEIDLQDSKITYTPGDVLGVWYKNDCISIKNLLKILKIESTTKVFFKNKKESIFDLLREKFEITINTKKIIESYNYFAKSNALQSVLSNVIEIKKYTQNISFLEMVYQNPTRMTANELISFLRPLTPRLYSISSSQKEINDEIHITVGLLKYQINNRIYKGGASNYLINELKEEQKVSIFVQENKNFRLPSNTDTSIIMISAGTGIAPYRSFMQERENTKSKGKNWLFFGNQYFTEDFLYQIEWQRYFKNKLLTKVSLAWSRDQKEKIYVQHKIREHGLSVWEWIKSGAYIYVCGDAFNMAKEVEQTLLSIFEQYGNMNKKSAEEFLFTLRNKKRYQRDVY; via the coding sequence ATGGAAACTCAAAATAATTTAAATTTTTTTCATCCATTAAATGAATCAGAAAAAAAAACTTTAGATACTTTAAGTAAAAATTTGTCGGAAGAAAAAAAAATATGGCTTTCGGGCTATTTTTGGGGAATGTCAAAACTTTCTAAAAATAAAAATTTAGATTTAAATAATCCTGTAAAAAAAGATAATAATCCAATTACTATTTTATGTGCTTCTCAAACAGGAAATGCTAAAATTGCTTCCAAAGTCGTTAAAGAAGTCTTTGATTCATATGAATTGCCTTCAGTACTAATTAATGTTTGTGATTACAAAATAAAAAATATAAATAAAGAAAAATTATTGATATTAATCATATCTACTCATGGAGAAGGAGAACCTCCAGAAGAAGCTTTATTGTTATATAAATTTTTATTTTCAAAAAGACATATTGATATGAATTTAGTTAATTATTCAGTTTTTGGGTTAGGAGATAGTTCCTACGATTTTTTTTGTAAAGCTGGAAAAGATTTTGATAATCGAATTTCACAATTAGGAGGAAAAAAATTATTAAATCGAATTGATGCAGATGTTGAATATATGGAACTAATAAAAGAATGGAGTGTAAAATTATCTAAAATTATTAAAGATAAATTTTTTATCTCGATTAAAAATAATGAAGAAAAACAAAATTTTGAAAAAATTGATAATAAAAAAATAGAAAAAATATTTGATAGAGAAAATCCATTCTCAGGTGTTATATTATCTAATAAAAGAATTACAGGAAGAAATTCTAATAAGATTATTAATCATATTGAAATAGATTTGCAAGATTCAAAAATAACTTATACTCCCGGAGATGTTTTGGGGGTTTGGTATAAGAATGATTGCATATCAATTAAAAATTTATTGAAAATATTAAAAATTGAATCAACTACAAAAGTTTTTTTTAAAAATAAAAAAGAAAGTATTTTTGATTTACTTCGGGAAAAATTTGAAATTACTATCAATACGAAAAAAATTATAGAATCATATAATTATTTTGCAAAATCAAATGCATTACAAAGCGTTCTTTCAAATGTAATTGAAATAAAAAAGTATACTCAAAATATTTCTTTTTTAGAAATGGTTTATCAAAATCCTACTAGAATGACAGCAAATGAATTAATTTCGTTTTTAAGACCATTAACACCTAGATTATATTCTATATCTTCTTCTCAAAAAGAAATAAATGATGAAATTCACATTACAGTTGGATTATTAAAATATCAGATTAATAATCGAATATATAAAGGAGGAGCATCAAATTATTTAATTAATGAACTTAAAGAAGAACAGAAAGTTTCAATTTTTGTTCAAGAAAATAAAAACTTTCGATTACCTAGCAATACAGATACCTCTATTATTATGATATCAGCTGGAACAGGAATTGCTCCATATAGATCATTTATGCAAGAGAGAGAAAATACTAAATCTAAAGGGAAAAATTGGTTATTTTTTGGAAATCAATATTTTACAGAAGATTTTTTGTATCAAATAGAATGGCAACGATATTTTAAAAATAAATTATTAACTAAAGTTAGTTTGGCCTGGTCTAGAGATCAAAAAGAAAAAATATATGTACAACATAAAATACGCGAACATGGTTTATCAGTTTGGGAGTGGATTAAGTCAGGAGCGTATATATATGTTTGTGGAGATGCTTTTAATATGGCTAAAGAAGTTGAACAAACATTATTATCAATTTTTGAACAATATGGAAATATGAATAAAAAATCAGCAGAGGAATTTTTATTTACTTTAAGAAATAAAAAACGATATCAGCGAGATGTATACTAA